The proteins below are encoded in one region of Streptomyces cyanogenus:
- a CDS encoding alanine racemase produces the protein MALTLYVDTARWRAHHKHVQEQFPGLVPVCKGNGYGFGHERLSEEATRLGADLLAVGTTYEAARIKDFFSGDLLVLTPYRRGEEPVPLPDRVVRSVSSIDGVYGLVGARVVIEVMSSMKRHGISEQDLPQLHQAIENVRLEGFAIHLPLDRTDGSDAVEEVIGWMDRLRAARLPLHTMFVSHLKADDLARLQQQFPQTRFRARIGTRLWLGDHDATEYRGAVLDVTRVAKGDRFGYRQQKAASDGFLVVVAGGTSHGVGLEAPKALHGVMPRAKGVARAGLATVNRNLSPFVWGGKQRWFAEPPHMQVSILFVPSDAPEPKVGDELVAHLRHTTTQFDRLVDR, from the coding sequence ATGGCGCTCACGCTCTACGTCGACACCGCGCGCTGGCGGGCGCACCACAAGCACGTGCAGGAGCAGTTCCCGGGACTCGTCCCGGTCTGCAAGGGCAACGGCTACGGCTTCGGGCACGAACGGCTGTCGGAGGAGGCCACGCGGCTCGGTGCCGACCTGCTCGCCGTCGGCACCACCTACGAGGCCGCACGCATCAAGGACTTCTTCAGCGGTGACCTGCTGGTCCTGACGCCCTACCGGCGCGGCGAGGAGCCGGTCCCGCTGCCCGACCGGGTCGTCCGCTCGGTATCGTCCATCGACGGCGTGTACGGCCTCGTGGGCGCCCGTGTGGTGATCGAGGTGATGTCCTCGATGAAGCGGCACGGCATCAGCGAGCAGGACCTGCCGCAGCTGCACCAGGCCATAGAGAACGTCCGGCTGGAGGGCTTCGCCATCCACCTGCCGCTGGACCGCACCGACGGCTCGGACGCCGTCGAGGAGGTCATCGGCTGGATGGACCGGCTGCGCGCGGCACGGCTGCCGCTGCACACGATGTTCGTCAGCCACCTCAAGGCGGACGATCTGGCCCGGCTCCAGCAGCAGTTCCCGCAGACCCGGTTCCGCGCGCGCATCGGCACGCGGCTGTGGCTGGGGGACCACGACGCCACGGAGTACCGCGGTGCCGTCCTGGACGTCACGCGCGTGGCGAAGGGCGACCGGTTCGGCTACCGGCAGCAGAAGGCGGCCTCGGACGGCTTCCTGGTGGTCGTGGCGGGCGGGACGTCGCACGGGGTGGGCCTGGAGGCCCCGAAGGCCCTGCACGGCGTCATGCCGCGCGCCAAGGGCGTCGCACGCGCCGGGCTGGCCACGGTCAACCGGAACCTTTCCCCGTTCGTCTGGGGCGGCAAGCAGCGCTGGTTCGCCGAGCCGCCGCACATGCAGGTGTCGATCCTGTTCGTGCCCTCGGACGCCCCCGAACCCAAGGTCGGCGACGAGCTGGTGGCCCATCTGCGGCACACCACGACCCAGTTCGACCGCCTCGTGGACCGCTGA